One region of Triticum aestivum cultivar Chinese Spring chromosome 6B, IWGSC CS RefSeq v2.1, whole genome shotgun sequence genomic DNA includes:
- the LOC123137197 gene encoding probable protein phosphatase 2C 14 — translation MVEAAAGRRSGTSPRRPSGGGEHQLPLVAVALATRVVMVTSAPAAGGGVGGGGAAAGGRCLDDLLGCLLGVLRVLGFPWAASPQRQPRPVPPRGAIPSTADGRRFAAELRRIPGRIAGNGACAVASLYTMQGKKGVNQDAMIVWENFCSRDDTIFCGVFDGHGPYGHLVAKRVRDLLPVKLGADMGTDKGRETPASNVEGNTNELGLPVNPERKETTTSVGAEQDREYPEIFTTFRTSFLRAFHIMDGDLKLHKNIDCFFSGTTAVAVLKQGHNLIIGNLGDSRAILGTRNEDGQLIAVQLTVDLKPNIPSEAQRIRQLRGRIFALPEEPEVARVWLPKYNSPGLAMARAFGDFCLKEYGLISMPEVSCHRVTEKDEFIVLATDGVWDVLSNTEVVSIISRATSRASAARFLVESANRAWRTRYPTSKIDDCAVVCLFLNTHEADEPSSSAANNLANALEVSGDKHSTVVQLSTGVSADVVNALVKDTNELSFVDAVAKPVTVSDLTKDGSGTKQSII, via the exons ATGGTGGAAGCCGCCGCGGGACGCCGGTCGGGTACCAGCCCTCGGCGGCCTAGCGGCGGAGGGGAGCACCAGCTGCCCCTTGTCGCCGTCGCGCTCGCCACGCGCGTCGTCATGGTCACGTCCGCTCCGGCCGCGGGGGGCGGTGTGGGAGGAGGTGGAGCGGCCGCTGGTGGCCGGTGTCTCGATGACCTTCTCGGCTGCCTGCTCGGCGTGCTCCGCGTGCTTGGCTTCCCGTGGGCCGCGTCCCCTCAGAGGCAGCCGCGCCCAGTGCCGCCACGCGGGGCCATCCCGTCGACAGCGGACGGCCGGCGCTTCGCGGCGGAGCTGAGGCGGATCCCCGGCCGGATTGCTGGCAATGGCGCCTGCGCTGTTGCGTCGCTTTACACGATGCAGGGCAAGAAGGGCGTCAACCAGGACGCGATGATCGTTTGGGAG AACTTCTGTTCAAGAGATGACAccattttttgcggtgtgtttgatggTCATGGACCTTACGGTCATTTGGTTGCTAAGAGAGTGAGAGATCTGCTACCCGTAAAGCTTGGTGCGGATATGGGGACAGATAAGGGTAGAGAGACACCCGCTAGCAACGTGGAAGGCAACACAAATGAATTAGGTTTGCCCGTAAACCCAGAGAGAAAAGAAACCACCACTTCTGTTGGAGCTGAGCAGGATAGGGAATACCCAGAGATATTCACAACATTCAGAACTTCATTCTTGCGGGCTTTTCACATAATGGACGGGGATCTGAAGTTACACAAGAATATCGATTGCTTTTTCAGTGGAACTACAGCAGTGGCAGTGCTCAAACAG GGTCATAATCTTATAATAGGCAACTTGGGAGACTCAAGAGCTATCTTAGGCACTAGAAATGAAGATGGTCAGCTCATTGCTGTCCAGTTGACAGTTGATCTCAAACCTAACATTCCAA GTGAAGCACAACGGATCAGGCAACTCAGGGGCAGAATATTTGCACTTCCTGAGGAGCCAGAGGTTGCTCGTGTTTGGCTGCCAAAGTATAACTCACCTGGATTGGCCATGGCAAGGGCATTTGGAGACTTCTGTCTTAAGGAGTATGGTCTAATTTCTATGCCTGAAGTCTCCTGTCACCGTGTCACAGAGAAGGATGAATTTATTGTGTTGGCGACTGATGGG GTGTGGGATGTGCTGTCAAACACTGAAGTTGTTAGCATCATAAGCAGAGCCACTTCTCGGGCTTCCGCAGCACGCTTCCTGGTTGAATCAGCTAATCGTGCCTGGCGTACTAGGTACCCTACTTCTAAAATTGATGACTGTGCTGTTGTTTGTCTCTTCCTGAATACACATGAAGCAGATGAACCATCTAGTTCTGCAGCCAACAATTTAGCAAATGCTCTAGAAGTTAGTGGTGATAAGCACTCGACAGTTGTCCAACTGAGCACTGGAGTATCTGCCGATGTGGTTAATGCACTTGTGAAAGATACAAATGAGCTATCTTTTGTTGATGCTGTTGCAAAGCCAGTTACTGTCTCAGATTTGACAAAGGATGGTTCAGGCACAAAGCAAAGCATCATTTGA